The nucleotide window CGGGAAAGCGGGGCGCGTATCATCCAGGTAAATGCCCGCGATCTGGAAACACTGGTTACAGATCGGGAAGCAGCCCTGGCCTTGGCCCGGGCCTGTCCACCCCAAAAGGGCGAAGTGTGGATTGCTGCCAGCGGCATTGACCGGGGCGAACATTTACAGGCTGTTGCGCAGGCGGGCTTTAATGCGGCCCTGGTGGGTAGCGCTCTTATGGAGGGCGCGGAGCCGGGGAGGGCTTTGGCCAGACTGCTGGCCGAAGCTGCAAACGATAGCCGCGTTGAACATGAAACATCTGAAATGGCAGGGGAGGTCGGCGGTCATGCTCGTTAAGGTCTGCGGTCTCACCCGGCAGCAGGATCTGGACATGGCGGCTTCGCTGGGGGCGGGCATGTGCGGCTTTATCTTTCATGCGCGCAGCCCCCGGTATGTGACTCCTGCCCATGTGGCATCCCTTGAAAGCGGAAAAATGCTGCGCGTGGGTGTGTTTGTAGACCAGAATGCCGAAGAGATATGCCGTATTATGGCCGAAGCACGGCTGGATATGGCCCAATTGCACGGAAAGCAGGATCTGGACTGCGCCAAGGCTGTGGGCGTGCAAAGAGTCATACGGGTGGTCTGGCCAGGGCGATACTGCCACAGGGCGCTGCTTTACAATGAACTGCAAAAACATGCGGGAGCCTGCGCCTGCTACCTGCTTGATGCCGGAACTACCGGAGGCGGCAGCGGTGCAAAGCTGGATTGGCAGGATTTGAGCCATCTGCCTGCCCCGCACCCCTGGCTGTTGGCAGGAGGCCTGAGTGCGGATAATGTAGGACAGGCCGTAAGCCTTTGCTCACCTGACGGAGTGGATTTCAATTCCGGCGTGGAAGACGCGCCGGGTCAAAAGAATACGCAAAAGCTGGCAGCTGCCCTGGCAGTTGCCGCAAAACAGAAAGGCAATGGGTATTTGTCATGAAAAACAGCTATTTTGGCGAGTTTGGCGGCTGCTTTGTGCCTGAGCTGCTTATGCCGCCCCTCATGGAAGTGGAAGCGGCCATGCACAACATTTATCCTACAGAGGCCTTTCAGGCCGAGTTGCAGGATCTGTTGCACAACTACGCCGGGCGTGAAACTCCCCTGACCCATTGCCCCACGCTTTCGCGTGAGCTCGGCTTTGATCTCTGGCTCAAGCGTGAAGACCTGCTGCACACGGGCGCGCACAAGGTGAATAATACTCTTGGTCAGGCCCTGCTTGCCAAATATATGGGCAAGACCGCCCTTGTGGCTGAAACCGGAGCAGGCCAGCACGGCGTGGCCACGGCTGCCGCTGCCGCCCGTCTCGGGTTGGAGTGCACTGTCTATATGGGCGCTGAAGATGTGGAGCGCCAGGCTCCCAACGTCATGCGTATGAAGCTGCTGGGCGCTACCGTGCATTCTGTGGAAAGCGGCACCCGCACCCTCAAGGATGCCATCAACGAAGCCCTGCGCGCGTGGATCGGCAGTCAGGAAACTACGCATTACTGCTTTGGCACGGCAGCTGGCCCTCATCCTTTCCCACTGCTTGTGCGCGAACTTCAGAGCGTCATTGGCCGTGAAACCCGGGCCCAGATGCTGGAAAAAACCGGAAACCTGCCTGACGCCGTGGTGGCTTGCGTTGGCGGAGGCTCCAACGCCATAGGTATGTTCCATCCCTTCCTTGAAGATGAAAGCGTGCGTATTATCGGTGTGGAAGCGGCAGGAACCGGTGAAACCGGTTGTTTTAACTCCGCTCCCCTCAATATGGGAACACCTGGCGTGCTGCACGGCGCCTACAGCATGCTTTTGCAAAATAACGACGGCCAGGTGGAGCCTTCACACTCCATCTCTGCTGGCCTTGATTATCCTGGCGTTGGCCCCGAGCACTCATGGTTGCACAAGACGGGCCGCGTTCATTACGGCATGGTCAAGGACGCCAACGCCCTGGCCGCATTCCAGCATTTGTGCCGCACCGAGGGCATTTTGCCTGCTCTGGAATCTTCGCATGCTCTGGCCTGGGTGCTGGATCATCCGCAAGAATTCAAACCGGGTCAGCAGGTTGTGGTCAATCTTTCGGGCCGGGGCGACAAAGACCTTGGCATCATCAATAAAGCTCTGGGCTTTGCTCCGGGGCAGGGCGAGGTGTAGTCATGAACCTGCTTGAAGAAAAGATTCGCAAGGCCAATGCTGCTGGCCGTCCGGCTCTGATTCCCTTTCTTACGGCGGGGTTTCCCGATCAGACAAGCTTTTGGCCTGCCCTGATGGAACTGGATGAAAACGGCGCGGACATCATCGAAATCGGCGTGCCTTTTTCTGATCCTGTTGCCGATGGCCCTGTTGTTGAAGACGCTTCGCGCCGGGCGCTGAGTGATGGCGTTAATTTGCGCGGCATCCTTATGGACCTTATCCAGCGCAAAGGTCTGATTCAGTCTGGCGTTGTGCTTATGGGCTACCTTAATCCCTTCTTGCAGTACGGCTATGAAAAACTGGCCCAAGACGCTGCCAAGGGTGGCGTTCACGGGTTTATCGTTCCCGATTTGCCGTATGAAGAAGCAGAGCCTTTGCGCAGTGCTTTGAAAAAGGAAGGAATAGCGCTCATTCCTCTTGTGGGCCCCAACACCAGTGCCGAGCGCATGGCCCTTTATGCCGCAGAAGGCGAGGGATATGTGTATGTGGTTTCTGTTATGGGCATCACGGGGGAAAGGGGCAATGTGGCTCCCCAGGTGGCAGAAACCATGCGCAGGGCACGGTCTGTCTTCAAGCTACCGTTGGCCTTGGGCTTTGGGCTGCGTGAACCTGCGCAGCTGGAAGCATTGCCTGCTGATGCTCGTCCTGATGCCGTAGTTTTTGGTAGCGCTTTGCTTAAGCATCTTGACGAAGGGCATAGTGCTGAAGAGTTTATGGCCCGCTGGAAGTAAACACAGTTCACGAATTTGCAGTTCTGCCCCCTCCATTGCTGGAGGGGGCTTTTTTGTTGCTATAAAGCTTTCGTTTAGGTGGGGGATTCGGCTTTGCGGGTGCGGGATTATAGCTTGAATTTTTATATTATTTTATTGTTATCTCAGTATGTTAATCTTTTAACAGAAATATTTTTTAAAAAAAGCGGTAAAAGCGATCAAATGTACTTGACTTTGAAATTGAATTTCAATTACAAACAGGTCAACGCGATTCACCCATAACGGCGCTTACCGCTTTGGCGGGCCCCACATAAAAGGAGCAGAGTATGTGCGTAACACTTATAGGCGGCATGGACAGGTTGCAAAAAGATTACATAGCCGCAGCCAAGGAAAACGGGCATTCCCTCAAGTGCATCAGCCGCAATGAACGTAACTTCATTGAAAAAATCGGCAACCCTGATGCCATGATTGTTTTCACCAACAAAATTTCGCATGAGGCCAAGCGCAAGGCTGTACACGTGGCTCGTTCGCGCAATATTCCCTTGCAAATGGTGCATTCATGCGGCGTATCATCCCTGCGGGAGTGCCTGCGAGACGCATAGGCAATGGTGACTAAAATTTGATGTCACAATCACCCCACAGGGAGAGTCAACATGGCTCCAGTAAATCGCCCGGTTGCGGAAGTTAACTTCCACAACCGGGCGAATGCATTTTAACCTCAAAAATTTATGTC belongs to Desulfovibrio intestinalis and includes:
- a CDS encoding phosphoribosylanthranilate isomerase, whose translation is MLVKVCGLTRQQDLDMAASLGAGMCGFIFHARSPRYVTPAHVASLESGKMLRVGVFVDQNAEEICRIMAEARLDMAQLHGKQDLDCAKAVGVQRVIRVVWPGRYCHRALLYNELQKHAGACACYLLDAGTTGGGSGAKLDWQDLSHLPAPHPWLLAGGLSADNVGQAVSLCSPDGVDFNSGVEDAPGQKNTQKLAAALAVAAKQKGNGYLS
- the trpB gene encoding tryptophan synthase subunit beta; translation: MKNSYFGEFGGCFVPELLMPPLMEVEAAMHNIYPTEAFQAELQDLLHNYAGRETPLTHCPTLSRELGFDLWLKREDLLHTGAHKVNNTLGQALLAKYMGKTALVAETGAGQHGVATAAAAARLGLECTVYMGAEDVERQAPNVMRMKLLGATVHSVESGTRTLKDAINEALRAWIGSQETTHYCFGTAAGPHPFPLLVRELQSVIGRETRAQMLEKTGNLPDAVVACVGGGSNAIGMFHPFLEDESVRIIGVEAAGTGETGCFNSAPLNMGTPGVLHGAYSMLLQNNDGQVEPSHSISAGLDYPGVGPEHSWLHKTGRVHYGMVKDANALAAFQHLCRTEGILPALESSHALAWVLDHPQEFKPGQQVVVNLSGRGDKDLGIINKALGFAPGQGEV
- the trpA gene encoding tryptophan synthase subunit alpha → MNLLEEKIRKANAAGRPALIPFLTAGFPDQTSFWPALMELDENGADIIEIGVPFSDPVADGPVVEDASRRALSDGVNLRGILMDLIQRKGLIQSGVVLMGYLNPFLQYGYEKLAQDAAKGGVHGFIVPDLPYEEAEPLRSALKKEGIALIPLVGPNTSAERMALYAAEGEGYVYVVSVMGITGERGNVAPQVAETMRRARSVFKLPLALGFGLREPAQLEALPADARPDAVVFGSALLKHLDEGHSAEEFMARWK
- a CDS encoding DUF2325 domain-containing protein → MCVTLIGGMDRLQKDYIAAAKENGHSLKCISRNERNFIEKIGNPDAMIVFTNKISHEAKRKAVHVARSRNIPLQMVHSCGVSSLRECLRDA